A stretch of Paenibacillus antri DNA encodes these proteins:
- a CDS encoding ABC transporter permease — protein sequence MIRYRWMYLLAVPGLLYFLIFQYAPMWGILLAFQDYNPYRGFWGSEWVGFENFRTFFSYGDFWPLLRNTLTISVLNLLLSFPAPIILALMINEVRTEAFKRITQTVVYLPHFLSWVIVVSFTFLFFSLDIGFVNKALASVGLEKIPFLSDTLYFYGLLVGQTIWKEVGWGTIIFLAAIAGVDPQLYEAATVDGAGRLRKIWHVTLPAIRSTIVILLILRTGDILNVGFEQILLMLNPMVQSIGDVFDTYVYRQGILSGNFSYSIAVGLFKSVAGLILVAGANFLSKKFGEEGLY from the coding sequence ATGATTCGATATCGATGGATGTATCTGTTAGCCGTTCCCGGGCTTCTGTACTTTTTGATATTCCAGTATGCGCCGATGTGGGGGATCCTGCTGGCGTTTCAGGACTACAATCCCTATAGAGGATTCTGGGGAAGCGAATGGGTCGGGTTTGAAAACTTCAGGACATTTTTTAGTTACGGTGATTTTTGGCCGCTGCTTCGGAACACATTAACCATTAGCGTGCTGAACCTGCTGTTGTCGTTTCCCGCACCTATTATTTTGGCGCTCATGATTAACGAGGTACGCACCGAAGCCTTCAAGAGAATTACGCAGACGGTTGTGTACTTGCCTCACTTCTTGTCGTGGGTCATCGTAGTCAGCTTTACCTTTTTATTTTTCTCCTTGGATATCGGCTTCGTGAATAAAGCGTTGGCGAGCGTCGGACTGGAGAAAATTCCGTTCTTATCGGACACGTTGTACTTCTACGGCCTGCTGGTAGGGCAGACGATCTGGAAGGAAGTCGGTTGGGGAACGATCATCTTCCTGGCCGCGATTGCAGGCGTCGATCCCCAGTTATATGAAGCGGCTACGGTAGACGGCGCCGGCAGACTGCGCAAAATCTGGCATGTGACGCTCCCTGCGATTCGTTCGACGATCGTTATTCTATTGATCCTGAGAACAGGCGATATTCTGAATGTAGGCTTCGAACAAATCTTGCTGATGCTGAACCCGATGGTGCAAAGCATCGGAGACGTCTTCGATACCTATGTGTATCGGCAGGGGATTCTCAGCGGGAATTTCAGCTATAGTATCGCAGTCGGTCTGTTCAAGTCGGTTGCGGGCTTGATCCTTGTAGCGGGAGCGAATTTCCTCTCCAAGAAGTTCGGGGAAGAAGGATTGTATTGA
- a CDS encoding carbohydrate ABC transporter permease — protein MKQGRLQYGDIINYIALTLISLSMLFPFLYVFSVSLTDPATYVQGEFILLPKEFSLDSYKFVLGTGQLWNSVKATLFITVVGTVLNLFVTMTFAYVLTKNDMPGWKLFTYMVLFMMFFHAGMVPGYLLVRELGLMNSLWALILPGLTNPWSLFVVRSFYRSIPSSLEEAAYIDGANDLTIFQKVILPLSKPVIAAFSLFFAVGLWNTYLSGIFYIQDPKKWPLQVFLSQMIIESNTDLGSSANFDDVRQVQPPSETIKMASLVLVMIPILLVYPFLQKHFAKGVLLGSVKG, from the coding sequence ATGAAACAAGGGAGATTGCAATACGGAGACATCATCAATTACATCGCTTTAACCTTGATTTCGTTATCCATGCTGTTTCCGTTTCTATACGTATTTTCTGTATCGCTGACGGATCCGGCCACCTATGTCCAAGGCGAATTTATCCTGCTTCCTAAAGAGTTTTCATTAGACTCTTATAAGTTCGTGCTCGGCACCGGTCAGCTATGGAATTCCGTCAAAGCCACGCTGTTTATTACCGTCGTCGGAACGGTGCTTAACTTGTTCGTCACGATGACCTTCGCATACGTGCTGACCAAGAATGACATGCCTGGCTGGAAGCTATTCACCTACATGGTGCTGTTCATGATGTTCTTTCATGCCGGCATGGTGCCGGGATACCTGCTGGTACGCGAGCTGGGTCTTATGAACTCGCTGTGGGCGTTAATTTTACCGGGTCTCACCAACCCATGGTCGCTGTTTGTCGTCCGGTCCTTCTACCGGAGCATCCCAAGCAGCTTGGAAGAAGCGGCTTATATCGACGGGGCGAATGACCTTACCATTTTCCAAAAAGTGATCTTGCCCTTGTCCAAGCCCGTGATCGCGGCGTTCTCCTTGTTCTTCGCTGTCGGGCTGTGGAACACCTATCTGTCGGGGATATTCTATATCCAAGATCCGAAGAAATGGCCGCTGCAGGTATTCCTCTCACAGATGATTATTGAATCGAACACGGACCTCGGGTCCTCGGCCAACTTCGATGATGTGCGGCAGGTGCAGCCCCCGTCGGAGACGATCAAGATGGCTTCGCTGGTGCTGGTGATGATTCCGATTCTGCTCGTGTATCCGTTCCTGCAGAAGCATTTCGCCAAAGGGGTATTGTTGGGGTCGGTGAAGGGGTAA
- a CDS encoding extracellular solute-binding protein produces MSTKKVSAILLASTLVLVTACSSNGGTQSTAPAETPAAETPAPEKKGPTSITMLTGVWGQPPVDIEKSAIFNKLEELTNTDLNITVVPVSNYDQNLNLVMAANELPELVHAFNSKAPTLVKAINQGAFYDLSEFDLSQYPNLQQIPELIWNNSKINGKVYGVPSPVGLNAQDFMIRKDWMEKLNLKEPTTLDELKELLIAFREGDPDGNGQKDTFGLVGRGYGLLGAFGVQEPQIEGDMMLLEWMTPGYRDYLVYLNELYAKDVMPKEYFLMKGSDTKDMLTNGIAGAQSAGLHNAGELTVEVQKKDPNASFMPLNPIQGPNGYTGKTQLGYYGMWLIPTSVDKAKVPDILAYLDQTATDEVNNLMNFGIQGVHYDSLEGQKATASDAQIKLKDEEAGQGTIVFVNKYRPYNDVTKNGFAAELEEQLIESIDNHIELSTANPFEILISDTFSSRYNDVFKDLDATIIKVTTGAISLEEWDTFVEQMKANPTVQQMMKEFKAQYDLANPQ; encoded by the coding sequence ATGAGCACGAAAAAAGTATCCGCAATCTTATTAGCTTCCACGCTTGTTCTTGTCACCGCTTGCAGCAGCAATGGGGGCACGCAATCGACAGCGCCGGCCGAAACACCGGCTGCCGAGACGCCGGCGCCGGAGAAGAAAGGGCCTACGTCCATCACCATGCTGACTGGAGTATGGGGCCAGCCTCCGGTGGATATCGAGAAGAGCGCCATCTTCAACAAGCTGGAAGAACTCACAAATACGGATTTGAACATTACGGTCGTTCCCGTGTCCAATTACGATCAAAACCTGAACCTGGTGATGGCGGCGAACGAGCTTCCGGAATTAGTCCATGCGTTCAATAGTAAGGCGCCGACGTTGGTGAAAGCGATTAATCAAGGGGCCTTCTACGATTTGAGCGAGTTCGATCTGTCGCAATACCCGAATCTGCAGCAGATTCCGGAGTTGATTTGGAATAACTCGAAGATTAACGGGAAAGTCTATGGCGTTCCGAGTCCTGTAGGATTGAACGCACAGGACTTCATGATTCGGAAGGACTGGATGGAGAAGCTGAATCTGAAAGAGCCGACGACGCTGGATGAGCTGAAAGAATTGCTGATTGCGTTCCGCGAAGGCGATCCGGACGGCAACGGCCAGAAGGACACGTTCGGTTTGGTCGGAAGGGGATACGGCCTGCTCGGCGCCTTCGGCGTTCAAGAGCCGCAGATCGAAGGGGATATGATGCTCTTGGAGTGGATGACTCCGGGGTATCGAGATTACCTGGTTTACTTGAATGAATTGTATGCGAAAGACGTCATGCCGAAAGAATATTTCTTGATGAAGGGCAGCGACACCAAGGATATGCTGACCAACGGCATCGCCGGTGCGCAGAGCGCGGGGCTGCACAACGCGGGCGAATTGACGGTAGAGGTTCAGAAGAAGGATCCGAATGCCAGCTTTATGCCTTTGAACCCGATACAAGGCCCGAATGGGTACACCGGAAAGACGCAATTAGGTTACTATGGCATGTGGTTGATTCCGACCAGCGTGGATAAAGCGAAGGTTCCCGACATCTTGGCTTACTTGGATCAAACGGCAACGGATGAAGTTAACAATCTGATGAACTTCGGCATTCAGGGCGTCCACTACGACAGCTTAGAAGGTCAGAAGGCGACAGCGTCGGATGCGCAGATCAAGCTGAAGGATGAAGAAGCGGGGCAAGGCACGATCGTGTTCGTAAATAAATATCGTCCGTACAACGACGTAACGAAGAACGGGTTTGCGGCCGAGCTGGAGGAACAGTTGATCGAAAGCATCGATAATCACATTGAGCTGTCTACTGCAAATCCGTTCGAGATTCTCATCTCCGATACGTTCTCGAGCCGTTACAACGACGTCTTCAAAGATTTGGACGCCACGATCATTAAAGTGACGACCGGGGCAATCAGCTTGGAGGAGTGGGATACATTCGTCGAGCAGATGAAGGCGAATCCGACCGTTCAACAAATGATGAAGGAATTTAAAGCGCAGTACGACTTGGCGAACCCGCAATAA
- a CDS encoding helix-turn-helix domain-containing protein — protein sequence MKLRADKVRVMLRKLRQRLETRISRRYFYKLIGLGLVSVVVPIMLISFFSYRITVSNMEGQNDQARFDMLGQLQSRVDERLETARNALYALVFDSDITQAANMNGAAIGPQLLIDVQGKLSTLTQSIQDSYGVSLYFVDSETTLFNDRYIKKSDASWVSDFPKHGPVGEWMYQTGSGFQVVTHTVALPAMSESPKAYLSIHLHQRAFAGILRDIDFIESADVYFLDVTFKPILARTQGEVEGAQTEAGLDWIRGNPRVYDIRNDAKADLSTQYVQSERTGWYTALMVPLSSQSAFTADIVGITVLVSLLAIGAGAVLIYFNSKRLYAPIRQWLQDENYTPEDQKKDEWAWLRSRWNNLKEDLQRSAPELREAFLISLLGGYYAHAKEEAEALMKRHHLPHDHKCVALVVDPGDFSKYRSFEAKDEALVHMAIANIFEELISHSYLEGDSFHRPEAYQSVLLVYFPRDMKDEQARQMAKQLAQSLIQSIETYLKFPITLGLGGIRPVMHELRESYLEAKEALQYRIIREDEPILDFHEVKQDSGRFDYPFDISEQIVKDLRSGNREEVERGFNVFVDLIRACNYSDAVYRKILLMLYSATIQGFYQYSKEAMSDLINQNGHEIILSAQFLTEIEQWFRDTWFAYCFAIIDHENESKGKQVIDAVKSYISRTLNQDHSLQLVAEQVNLNPSYLSRLFRKETGQNFVQYVAQIKVEEAKKQLEQTDEPIYRIAEHVGYTEQTFRRVFKNLTKMSPNEYRTSIRK from the coding sequence ATGAAACTACGCGCGGATAAGGTGAGAGTTATGCTTCGGAAGCTTCGACAACGATTGGAGACGCGAATCTCAAGACGGTATTTTTATAAATTAATTGGGCTGGGATTGGTATCCGTCGTCGTTCCGATCATGCTCATCTCCTTCTTCAGCTATCGGATTACCGTGAGCAATATGGAGGGGCAAAACGATCAGGCCCGGTTCGATATGTTGGGACAACTGCAATCCCGTGTCGACGAGCGGCTGGAGACCGCCCGGAATGCGTTGTATGCGCTAGTGTTCGATTCGGATATTACCCAGGCTGCGAATATGAATGGCGCGGCGATAGGTCCCCAACTGTTGATCGACGTCCAGGGGAAGCTGTCGACGCTGACTCAATCGATCCAAGACAGCTACGGTGTGTCTCTATACTTCGTAGACAGCGAAACGACGCTCTTCAACGATCGATACATTAAAAAATCGGATGCATCATGGGTGTCGGATTTTCCGAAGCATGGGCCGGTCGGGGAGTGGATGTATCAAACGGGAAGCGGCTTTCAGGTCGTTACGCACACAGTCGCCTTACCCGCCATGTCGGAAAGCCCGAAGGCGTATTTATCGATTCATCTTCATCAGAGGGCATTCGCCGGCATCTTGCGGGATATCGACTTTATCGAATCGGCAGACGTATATTTCTTAGACGTTACGTTCAAGCCGATCCTCGCTAGGACGCAAGGGGAAGTCGAAGGCGCCCAGACCGAGGCCGGTCTTGATTGGATCCGGGGCAACCCCCGTGTTTACGATATTCGTAACGATGCGAAAGCGGATTTATCTACCCAATACGTGCAGTCCGAACGCACAGGATGGTATACGGCGTTGATGGTTCCTTTAAGCAGCCAGTCCGCCTTTACCGCGGATATTGTCGGGATCACCGTCTTAGTCAGCCTCCTAGCCATCGGGGCCGGCGCGGTGTTGATCTATTTTAACTCGAAGCGTCTATATGCTCCGATTCGTCAATGGCTGCAAGATGAAAACTATACCCCTGAGGACCAGAAGAAGGACGAATGGGCGTGGCTCCGCTCCCGATGGAACAACCTGAAGGAAGATTTGCAGAGGAGCGCGCCGGAGTTAAGGGAAGCCTTCCTGATCTCGTTGCTTGGGGGGTATTATGCTCACGCCAAAGAAGAGGCGGAGGCGCTCATGAAGCGGCATCATCTACCCCATGACCATAAGTGCGTCGCGCTCGTCGTCGATCCCGGCGATTTCTCGAAATATCGGAGCTTCGAAGCGAAAGACGAAGCGTTGGTCCACATGGCCATCGCGAACATCTTCGAGGAGTTGATCTCCCACAGTTATTTGGAAGGGGACTCGTTCCATAGGCCGGAGGCGTACCAATCCGTACTCCTGGTGTACTTCCCTCGGGATATGAAGGACGAGCAAGCGCGCCAGATGGCGAAGCAGCTTGCGCAGTCGTTGATTCAGTCGATCGAAACGTATCTTAAATTTCCGATTACTCTTGGGTTGGGCGGCATTCGGCCGGTCATGCATGAGCTGCGCGAATCGTATTTGGAAGCGAAGGAAGCGCTGCAATACCGGATTATTCGCGAGGACGAACCGATCTTGGACTTCCATGAGGTCAAGCAAGACAGCGGCCGATTCGATTACCCGTTCGATATCAGCGAGCAGATCGTAAAGGATCTCCGCAGCGGAAACCGGGAAGAAGTGGAACGCGGATTTAACGTATTCGTCGATCTCATTCGCGCCTGCAACTATTCGGACGCGGTATATCGGAAAATTCTATTAATGCTTTACAGTGCTACAATTCAAGGATTTTATCAATATTCTAAGGAAGCGATGTCCGACTTAATCAACCAGAACGGGCATGAGATCATTCTGTCGGCCCAATTTCTTACCGAGATCGAGCAGTGGTTCCGGGACACCTGGTTTGCCTATTGCTTCGCAATCATCGATCACGAGAATGAAAGCAAAGGAAAGCAAGTGATTGATGCTGTTAAAAGCTATATATCGAGGACGCTGAATCAAGACCATTCCTTACAGCTGGTAGCGGAACAAGTCAACCTGAACCCGTCGTATCTCAGCCGCTTATTCCGCAAGGAGACCGGGCAAAATTTCGTGCAATACGTCGCGCAAATCAAGGTTGAAGAGGCGAAAAAACAGTTGGAGCAAACGGATGAGCCGATTTATCGCATTGCGGAACACGTCGGATACACGGAGCAGACCTTCCGCAGGGTGTTTAAGAACCTAACGAAGATGTCGCCGAACGAATATCGCACGAGCATCAGGAAATAA